One window of Vanessa cardui chromosome 5, ilVanCard2.1, whole genome shotgun sequence genomic DNA carries:
- the LOC124529599 gene encoding WD repeat-containing protein 13-like, which produces MAAAFQQQIFALDARFNAYRAPGNPNFKTLYIRRRSQLLRENSKFKDIETIKKYINIRSQLLQRRYGVQDNISISSASSRQRSNSRASLPVDESITINAKKKNDMTISENYAFSGVHHIFDQHTDQVSMVKFANNDRSKLCCVSHDGTVSVCDVTATPPRVSFVLRGHTKPVTGCDWSASNEVLVTCALDGLLLVWDACGARRLRAVPDQLAAPLLCCAFQPANNNMLIAGNARGMVEVLNVSTGIYPRGGSSILGGRVTAIACESSGRMFWAANDKGVIVSFRMSGAGGALSKLRRCCVGGAVSSLAWSPWLARHPALLVSAADDSLYLFRVADREGLLSLKKRFSTQHRSFAVRSSFCPLMSFRRGVCVVSGGEDACVYFLDIEGEARHHPVVNKLQGHASPVLGVSFSYDESLLATSDAAGLVIIWRRS; this is translated from the exons ATGGCTGCGGCATTTCAGCAGCAGATTTTTGCGCTGGATGCGCGCTTCAATGCTTACAGAGCTCCCGGAAATCCAAACTTta aAACTTTATATATACGCCGTAGGAGCCAACTTCTTAGggaaaattccaaatttaag GATATAGAAACAatcaagaaatatataaatattagaagtCAGTTATTGCAGAGAAGGTATGGGGTTCAGGATAACATATCTATCAGTTCAGCCTCATCTCGACAAAGATCAAATAGTAGG GCTAGCCTGCCAGTGGACGAAAGTATTACAATTAATGCCAAGAAAAAGAATGACATGACTATATCTGAAAACTATGCATTTTCTGGAGTACATCACATATTTGATCAG CATACAGATCAAGTGAGTATGGTGAAATTCGCGAATAACGACCGTAGCAAACTGTGCTGTGTATCGCACGACGGGACGGTGTCCGTGTGTGACGTCACCGCCACGCCCCCGCGCGTCTCCTTCGTGCTGCGAGGACACACCAAACCCGTCACTG GCTGCGACTGGTCGGCGTCCAACGAGGTGCTGGTGACGTGCGCGCTGGACGGGCTGCTGCTGGTGTGGGACGCGTGCGGCGCGCGGCGGCTGCGCGCCGTGCCCGACCAGCTGGCCGCGCCGCTGCTGTGCTGCGCCTTCCAGCCCGCCAACAACAACATGCTCATC GCGGGCAACGCAAGAGGGATGGTAGAGGTCCTTAACGTATCAACTGGTATATATCCTAGAG GAGGCAGCAGTATTTTAGGCGGTCGAGTGACGGCGATAGCGTGCGAGTCCAGCGGGAGAATGTTTTGGGCAGCGAATGACAAG GGCGTGATCGTGAGCTTCCGCATgtcgggcgcgggcggcgcgctgAGCAAGCTGCGGCGCTGCTGCGTGGGCGGCGCCGTGAGCAGCCTGGCGTGGAGCCCGTGGCTCGCGCGCCACCCCGCGCTGCTCGTCAGCGCCGCCGACGACTCGCTCTACCTGTTCCG GGTCGCGGACCGTGAGGGCCTGCTTTCCCTGAAGAAGCGCTTCTCGACGCAGCACCGGTCTTTCGCGGTGCGGTCGTCGTTCTGTCCCCTGATGTCGTTCCGGCGCGGCGTGTGCGTGGTGAGCGGGGGGGAGGACGCCTGCGTCTACTTTCTGGACATAGAGGGGGAGGCTCGACACCACCCAGTCGTCAACAAGCTGCAAG GTCACGCGTCTCCGGTGCTGGGCGTCAGCTTCAGCTACGACGAGAGCCTGCTGGCCACCAGCGACGCCGCGGGGCTCGTCATCATCTGGCGCCGCAGCTGA